Sequence from the Streptomyces peucetius genome:
TCTCACTGCCACGATCTGTCTGGTCCACTCGATCCAGCCACGGGCCCTGTTGCTGGAGAACCTGCCCGCCCTCGCCGAATCGCCTGCGTATGTCGACATACGCAGTTTCGTCGAGGCCGAACTGGCCCATCTCGGCTACGGATTCTGCTGGTTCGTACTGAACGCGGCGGACTTCGGTGTTCCGCAGGAGCGCAGGCAGGGCATTCTCGTGGCTCTCAAGAAACAGTGGTTCCACGCCTTCGCCCCGCCCGAGCCGACGGCGGCCGAGCATGTCCCGGTCGGCCGGGCCCTGCGCCGGTCGATGGGGTCCCGGGGCTGGCGCGACGCCGACGTGTGGGCAGCCCAGGCGTTGGCCGTGGCGCCCACTCTGGTCGGAGGCTCCGACAACCGCGGCGGTGCGGATCTCGGCCCGTCCGGCACCAAGCGGGCCTGGGCGCGAATGGGGGTGAACGCAGGCGCGTTGGCCGACGAGGTGCCGGGGGCGGAGTATGTATGGCCGCACGCGGACGACCCGTCACAGATGCTGAAGATCACTGTGGACCAGGCTGCCCTCCTGCAGTCGTTCCCCCCGGAGTGGCGCATAACGGGACGGAAGACGGCTCGGTACCGGCAGATCGGTCATGCCACTCCACCGCCGGTGGGCAGGGCGCTCGGGGCCGCCATCGCGACGGCTCTGCGCTCCTCCGTCCGCCCATAGGCAAGACGTGCCGCACGCACTCGCAGCGCCGGCTAAACTTCTCGCCCATGAGCCACATCAAAGAGGAAGACGCCCGACCTGCGGGTTTCCGCATCCTGGACCTGTTCGCAGGCCCGGGCGGGCTGGATGTGGCGGCGGACGTCCTGGGGCACCGGGTCACCGGCATCGAATGGGACAAAGGAGCCTGTGCCACGCGCAGCGCGGCGGGCATGGACACGTTCCATGGTGATGTGCGGCAGTACCGCGCAGCCTTTTTCCCGCACGCCCAGGTTCTGACCGGCGGTCCCCCCTGCCAGACCTTCACCGTGGCTGGACACGGGGCAGGGCGCAGGGCGCTGGACGAGGTGGTCCAGTACATCAGGCGCTTGCACCACGCCGTGCGTCCCCAGAGCAACCAGGACTGGAATCAGATCTTCCGAACCTGGCGAAAGATCTCCGAGGAACTCAGGCTGAGGGAACTCGAGGCCAGGGAGGTCAAAGCCGAGAAGCGCACGCTCGAGGACCGCAGAGCCGTAAAGCGCAAGGCCATGAAGAGCAGGCTGGAGGAGCTCGGTAACTCCCAGGACGAGATCAAGAGCTTCCTGAAGAAACTGAAGGCTCCGCAGAGCCTCGAGTTCCGAGACAGCGAACTCAAGGACACGCTGGAGGAGTTCAGCGGCCTCAACGACCAGCTCGACAAGCTGAGGGACAGGCTCGAGGAGTTGGGGGACGAGCGGACAGGCTTGGTCCTGCAACCTCTGTGGTGGGTGATCGAGAGGAGCAGGCGCCCCGGCTCGGAACCCTACGAAGCCGTCATCCTGGAACAGGTACCCGCCGTGATGCCGGTGTGGAGGGAGTACATCAAGGTGCTCGCCTCCCTCGGGTATCACACAGGGACGCAGTTGATGCACACAGAGGCCTTCGGCGTTCCCCAGACCCGACGGCGTGCGGTGCTCATGGCCCGCCTCGACAGGACCGCCCACCTGAACCGTGTCGAGCTTCGCCCCGGCGACTTCCCTGAGGTGCCCGAAAGGCACCAGCGCTACCAGCCGGGGTCACGTCCCGCACCGCGATCGAAGGCAGGGAACGCAGCCGACACTCTCCCCTTGGAGACCTCGGGGGAGAGCGCCGATGAGCCTACGAAGGACCCGTGGGTCTCCATGGAGAGGTCCCTGGGAAGCGCAAGGAAGATCGCGGAGAGGCTGGAGCCGGAGCTGGAGCTGCCCGCTCGTCCGGCCTTCACCGTCATCTCGAACTACGGGACCGGTGGCGATCCCGAGGCGCGCGGCCGACGCGACCACGACGCGCCTTCCGCCACGATCACCGGAAAAGTGTCACGAAACCGCTTGGTCCGGAAGGGCACCGACGAGAACCTCGACCGCTTCAGCTTTGCCGAGGCTGGTGTGCTGCAGACGTTTCCCGTCGCCTACCCCTGGGACGGTAACGACGTGTCGCAGCAGATCGGCAACGCCGTGCCGCCCAGGCTCGCCCTGCACGTGCTGCGGCACGTACTGGGGCCCGAGTTGAGCGGCAAGGAGGCCAAGGCTCGATTGGAGCAGGATGCCGAGAAGCTGGAGAGGTGGAAGCCCGGCCCGCCGGTGCAACCCGGTGGCCACCGCGAGCTGAAGGGCCACCCGCTCACGGGCAGGTGACCCTCCGCCTCAGCCCTGGGGCTTCCGTCCCCTGACCGGGGCCGTCTCAAAGAGGTCGGCGAAGTAGTCGGTGAGTGCAACCACCGACTTCTCCGCTACCGGATCCTCGTCGGGCCCGTCCGGCAGGGAGTGCCGCGGCACCGGGGGCGCGGACGCGGCCTCCGCGATCCACTGGCGCAGCACCTCGGGGTCGCGCGGCTCGTCTTCGGCCAGCGCGTCGTAGATCAGGGTCGCACCGGCGGCGTTGATCGCCGTCATCAGACCCTCTATGTCCCGCCCAGTGCCGGCGACCCCACGTTCCAGGATGCGTACGAGGGCCTGGGCAGTCGGGCGGTGGTCAATCAGATCCCGACGGAGGGCGTTGTGAATCAGGTCCTGATTGGCGCAGGCCACCTCGACTGGGGAGTAGTCCTTGCCGTTGCGGAACATTTCCGCCGCCCACCACAGGCGCGAGAAGCACTGCCGGTCCGGCGCACCCTTGAACCGCTCCACGTTGATACGCGGCTCACTCCGACCCTGCGCGGGCGCCGGAGGATGCCGCCAAGCCACGTAGTCCGGAGCTACGGCCATCGCGAAATGGTTCCAGAGCCTGCGGTCCGCGGCCTCCCGCCGGGTGAGGCGCAGGGCCGCATGCAGTCGGGGCGCGAGCCAGCCGTCGGCCCGGGTCCGGTTGTCCTGGAACTCGTGCATCGCGTCCTCCACGAGTTCCCTGAGAGGTTCGACCTCCCACCGGGGATCTTCCTCCGGCATCGGTTCGACGACCTTGGCGAGATCGACGCCTCCGTGGCCTCGGGTCCCCTTGAGCAGGTCCTCCGTGAGGAAGGGGTCGGCCGCCGTCGCGGACAGCAGGCCGAGCCGCTGGGGAAGATGGTGCGGCTTCTCGATCATGCTCTGTCCCCTCGGTTCATCTGCTGCAGTGCTCGCAGGGAGTTGGCGAGCGCCTTGCTCGCCCCGGCGCGACGTACGGCCGCGTAGTGAATACGGGTCTGGAGCTCCACCCACCCCGCGTCGCCGGTGCGCCGGCGGTGGACCTGGCGGAGCGCCTCCTCCACATGGACGCCCGGCACCACGTCGGGAAGCATCTCCCGCAGCACCTCGCCCTGCCAGTCGGTGGGGAAGACCGGCGAGCCGTCGGGTTCGACCTCCAGGTCGCCCACGGAGCTGTGGAACACCGCGGTCCACACGTCGGTGGCCATCTGGGAGACGAGCATCTCGTGGATTTTGCTCTCGATGCCTCCGCTCTCGCCGCCGAGAAGGTCGGAGAACCCCTCGATGTCGGTATTGACCAGTACCGTGGGCAGCCGCCCGGAGGCATCCACGATCCAGGGCACGTCCGCGTAGGTGTGCAACCACTCGCGTGCACTCTTGGAGAAGCTCGTCTGCTTCACGTCGAGGCGAAGACCACCGAGCGGCTCCTCGGCGGACACATCGACGGTCCAGTCCTCGTCGCTCTCGGCGATCGCCCGGCCGCGCACGTCGCCGACCGTGGCGACGGCATGTGCGGCAAGCGCCGCGCGACCCACGTGATCGTCGCGGAAGACCTCGATGTCACCGGACCACTCCTTGCTTTCCGGGGCGTCCTGGCGGAGATCCACGGCGGTGCGCACATTGGTCTCACCGTCGGTGAGCACGGCCAGGACACGCAGTTGGCTCCACGGGGCGTCAGAAGCGTTGGCGCCGGGCGGCAGAGTGGCGGACAGACCGACCCTGGCCGACACCCAGCTCTCGTGCTGCGCCACGCCCAGGGCCACGGTCCGCTGCTGAATGGAGTAGGCCGACGTGTCCAGGTGGTCCCGAGAGCCGTCGGGCAACCTGAGAGAGACGGAGGTCACCCGAAGCGTGATCGGGCGGTTGAGCCGCTTGTACGGGTAGAACTTCATGCCTCACTCCCCCTTGCCGGCACGGAGTTCGAGAACGAGCCGCGTGAGCGTGGTACGGACCGGATGACTGGCGATGTCCGTGGCGCCCCGGAAGATGGCTCGCCGAGAACCGGGCATGAAGCGGAGTAGACCGTCCTCGACGACACATCCGTCCTCGGCGACGAGCTCGGCCCAGTCGAGTCGGGGGCGACCTCCCGATCGCACGTCGAGCAGTACCACCGGTGTCATGGTGGGCAGTTCGTCGGCGCGCGGCAGCTTCACCTCAGCGGTGATCCGCCACTCTCCGTTCGCGCCGATCTCCGCGTCGAGTCCGTCCAGTTCCGGCAGAGCCTGCCCGGAACCACGCCTGGGCACAGTCTTTCGTGGGACGGTGAGTGCCTTCCGCAACTTGGCGCCGCCCTCTCCGCCGGAACGCTTCGGCCGGGCGACCAACTCCTTCACAGCGGCGTTGACCTCCGTGGTGAGCCGGGCGATGCGCTGGTGCGCGGTGTGCGACCAGCGAAGGGTCAATTCCTCGGTCTGGCCCCAGCGGTCGTGCTCGGGGGGCTCGGCCGCACGCAGAAACTCCTCGGCCTCCTCGGCGAAGGGAGCAGAGTCTCCAGCCGCGTGTCCCGCGAGCAGCACGGCCTGGAAAGCGTTGACGCCCAGCGGCAGCCCGGCAACACCGGACTTCTTGATGGTCATCCGATTACCGCGAAGCGAATGGACCTGGTTCGAGATGCCGTCCGCGTCCTCGGCATCCGTGACCAGCAGCACCGCCGGGTGAATGCCGAGCGTGCCGCGGCGCCCGCCGGAGAGGGGCAGCCGGAGCGGGACCGTGCGAAGGGCGACCTGACCGGCCTCGGTGAGCCGGTCCACGGTCGTCCCTTCATAGAGGGCGCGCAACGCTCGGGTTCGAGAGGGCTGGGCCGCGCTCGGGTCGACCTTCTCCTCCTCGATGACGACCTCGTTGTTGCGCAGCGTGCGGACCGTTGTCTCCAGGAGGGGCAGTCGGCTGCCACCGCCTGTCATCGCCGCCCAGAAGTCTCGTCCCAGCGCCGCCTTCAGCCGTCGGTGCATGGCTCGGATGTCGTGGGTCCCGTCTTCTCCATCTCCTTCGTCGTCGACATCGACGTCGAGCGTGCCCTGATCGAGACTCGCCACGTCGTGTGCGCCGACGATGAGGAAGGACGTGCCCGGCTCGTCACTGTCACGAGTGAGGTGGAGGCGCTCGACCGTCTCCTCGTCGGCCCACCAGGAACGAGCCACTTCAGCACCCGGGGTGTCCGGGTCGGGGCGTCCGAGCCAGGCGGGACCCGCGTACGGGCGGCCGTCGACGGAACGCCACGGCAGCTCAAGACGTCCGATGACACGGCGTTCTGTCCGTCCCTCGTGAGGGACGGACAGCGTGGAGTTGATCAGGACCATGCCGAGTGCGCTGGTCGCCCAGAGCGTCGCTTTGCCGAGACCGTAGGAACCCCCCGCGTCTCGACCCGACTTGAGGCTCTCCAGCTGGCGGCGCACGACGGCTGCGAACTTGCCGTCGTCGTAGTCGTCACCGGTGAGTCCGGAGGCGTTGTAGTCGTCGATCCGCAGGAGTACCAGTCGGCCCTTCTCGAACATGTCGCGCACGCCGGCGTCGACGACCCGTCCGACCTTCTGCTGG
This genomic interval carries:
- a CDS encoding DNA cytosine methyltransferase, yielding MTDRLGFVDVCSGAGGLASGLESAGFSPMLLLDNKRQACDTLLANRPQWNVVCEDLLDFLPDEYPEALDVDLLSAGLPRVKASAAVGRADSDQELRLLTATICLVHSIQPRALLLENLPALAESPAYVDIRSFVEAELAHLGYGFCWFVLNAADFGVPQERRQGILVALKKQWFHAFAPPEPTAAEHVPVGRALRRSMGSRGWRDADVWAAQALAVAPTLVGGSDNRGGADLGPSGTKRAWARMGVNAGALADEVPGAEYVWPHADDPSQMLKITVDQAALLQSFPPEWRITGRKTARYRQIGHATPPPVGRALGAAIATALRSSVRP
- a CDS encoding DNA cytosine methyltransferase, giving the protein MSHIKEEDARPAGFRILDLFAGPGGLDVAADVLGHRVTGIEWDKGACATRSAAGMDTFHGDVRQYRAAFFPHAQVLTGGPPCQTFTVAGHGAGRRALDEVVQYIRRLHHAVRPQSNQDWNQIFRTWRKISEELRLRELEAREVKAEKRTLEDRRAVKRKAMKSRLEELGNSQDEIKSFLKKLKAPQSLEFRDSELKDTLEEFSGLNDQLDKLRDRLEELGDERTGLVLQPLWWVIERSRRPGSEPYEAVILEQVPAVMPVWREYIKVLASLGYHTGTQLMHTEAFGVPQTRRRAVLMARLDRTAHLNRVELRPGDFPEVPERHQRYQPGSRPAPRSKAGNAADTLPLETSGESADEPTKDPWVSMERSLGSARKIAERLEPELELPARPAFTVISNYGTGGDPEARGRRDHDAPSATITGKVSRNRLVRKGTDENLDRFSFAEAGVLQTFPVAYPWDGNDVSQQIGNAVPPRLALHVLRHVLGPELSGKEAKARLEQDAEKLERWKPGPPVQPGGHRELKGHPLTGR
- a CDS encoding DUF6339 family protein: MIEKPHHLPQRLGLLSATAADPFLTEDLLKGTRGHGGVDLAKVVEPMPEEDPRWEVEPLRELVEDAMHEFQDNRTRADGWLAPRLHAALRLTRREAADRRLWNHFAMAVAPDYVAWRHPPAPAQGRSEPRINVERFKGAPDRQCFSRLWWAAEMFRNGKDYSPVEVACANQDLIHNALRRDLIDHRPTAQALVRILERGVAGTGRDIEGLMTAINAAGATLIYDALAEDEPRDPEVLRQWIAEAASAPPVPRHSLPDGPDEDPVAEKSVVALTDYFADLFETAPVRGRKPQG
- a CDS encoding helix-turn-helix transcriptional regulator — encoded protein: MDAGEEFGPWLARQLRLTGRTQAELAEELKLTRAAVSAWITGRSVPRPTVMQEIAKALGTDVGTVHTRTTDTQVGLPVTWYHRPGYRDGGRDGGNAAAFAFDADVQVLARETCQNSLDERLTHNGRPVRVRYTLHELTGESLDAFRKAILWDELQPHYLAVSESASQQKVGRVVDAGVRDMFEKGRLVLLRIDDYNASGLTGDDYDDGKFAAVVRRQLESLKSGRDAGGSYGLGKATLWATSALGMVLINSTLSVPHEGRTERRVIGRLELPWRSVDGRPYAGPAWLGRPDPDTPGAEVARSWWADEETVERLHLTRDSDEPGTSFLIVGAHDVASLDQGTLDVDVDDEGDGEDGTHDIRAMHRRLKAALGRDFWAAMTGGGSRLPLLETTVRTLRNNEVVIEEEKVDPSAAQPSRTRALRALYEGTTVDRLTEAGQVALRTVPLRLPLSGGRRGTLGIHPAVLLVTDAEDADGISNQVHSLRGNRMTIKKSGVAGLPLGVNAFQAVLLAGHAAGDSAPFAEEAEEFLRAAEPPEHDRWGQTEELTLRWSHTAHQRIARLTTEVNAAVKELVARPKRSGGEGGAKLRKALTVPRKTVPRRGSGQALPELDGLDAEIGANGEWRITAEVKLPRADELPTMTPVVLLDVRSGGRPRLDWAELVAEDGCVVEDGLLRFMPGSRRAIFRGATDIASHPVRTTLTRLVLELRAGKGE